One window of Pyxicephalus adspersus chromosome 4, UCB_Pads_2.0, whole genome shotgun sequence genomic DNA carries:
- the TSC22D2 gene encoding TSC22 domain family protein 2 isoform X2 — MSKMPAKKKSCFQITSVTTAQAASSITEDTESLDDPDESRTEDVSSEIFDVSRATDYGPEEVVERSSSEETLNNVGEADTPGTMSPNLEGSLIRMGSQAAGPPPATAPPVTAQPPAAQVVPPAATCSSRFRVIKLDHSSGEPYRRGRWTCTEYYDKDSDSTLISRTGDSIRHTSTYDQSADRDSGLGATGGSVVVSVLHLAADSDPSLTAVSQLLQPDKVNQPPQQQHFVIGQQSIGGAVSQAAAVTSQQMIGPQGQTYVPAQNMVSSGPPNVSIAQPINQQANVSASQQFTYSQSQIQPGHMMVTQASEYVQHRTVIQSQGTSQKPATSLIAGTGPPSSLPGQHLPAGGAQLMGLHSKTSDSASQGSVQSGQTPQSHPVHMQQAGGGVGQATVTPIGAVQQKSISQQQVSGGSIVGSHHAMTPGVQNVPVAAPSTGVSGLSSSVPSVSAISVTMPIPPATFVQSPLSSHTSVSRSNSLIPTVGLPPLQGTANVHTSLPQSNVGQFQTPLLGGQIEDRRKSEPLPQPAMPLISEKSFVKVPITDTLTNPLHLPVFGLPIPVDGEDDSSSSANVVAIDNKIEQAMDLVKSHLMYAVREEVEVLKEQIKELIEKNSTLERENALLKSLSNSDQLSQLSTPGLGQQQPPVTTAPLTAPQTAHPPQQPNVSSA, encoded by the exons ATGTCCAAGATGCCGGCTAAGAAGAAAAGCTGCTTCCAGATCACCAGTGTGACCACGGCCCAGGCCGCCAGCAGCATTACCGAGGACACAGAGAGCCTGGACGACCCCGACGAGTCCCGTACAGAGGACGTTTCGTCCGAGATCTTTGATGTCTCCCGGGCCACCGACTACGGGCCTGAGGAGGTGGTGGAAAGGAGCTCGTCAGAGGAGACCCTGAACAATGTGGGAGAGGCCGACACCCCCGGGACCATGTCACCCAACCTGGAGGGATCGCTGATCAGGATGGGCAGCCAGGCAGCCGGGCCTCCGCCTGCCACCGCTCCGCCTGTCACTGCTCAGCCTCCCGCCGCCCAGGTCGTCCCTCCGGCGGCCACTTGCAGCTCACGTTTCCGAGTGATCAAACTTGACCACAGCTCCGGGGAGCCGTATAGGAGGGGCCGCTGGACGTGCACGGAGTATTATGACAAGGACTCGGACAGCACTTTAATCTCCAGGACTGGGGACTCCATCAGACACACGAGCACCTACGATCAGTCTGCAGACAGGGACAGTGGGCTGGGGGCCACAGGGGGCTCGGTGGTGGTCTCTGTGCTGCACCTAGCAGCCGACTCTGACCCTTCACTTACTGCTGTGTCACAGCTGCTACAGCCGGACAAGGTGAACCAACCCCCCCAGCAGCAGCATTTTGTCATTGGACAGCAGTCCATAGGTGGAGCGGTATCCCAGGCTGCTGCGGTCACTTCCCAGCAGATGATCGGGCCACAAGGCCAGACCTATGTACCCGCACAGAACATGGTTTCAAGTGGCCCTCCAAATGTCTCCATAGCTCAGCCCATCAATCAGCAGGCCAATGTTTCTGCCAGTCAGCAGTTCACCTATTCCCAGTCACAAATACAGCCGGGGCATATGATGGTCACCCAGGCCTCCGAGTATGTACAGCATAGAACAGTTATTCAGTCACAAGGAACAAGTCAAAAACCCGCAACATCGCTGATTGCAGGTACTGGGCCTCCATCCAGTCTTCCAGGCCAGCACTTGCCAGCCGGCGGAGCTCAACTTATGGGTCTTCATTCTAAAACTAGTGACTCCGCCAGCCAAGGATCCGTGCAGAGTGGGCAAACCCCCCAGAGCCATCCAGTTCATATGCAACAAGCGGGAGGAGGTGTGGGGCAAGCAACTGTGACCCCCATTGGTGCTGTGCAACAAAAATCTATAAGTCAACAGCAAGTGAGTGGGGGTAGCATTGTGGGCAGCCACCATGCCATGACTCCTGGAGTGCAGAATGTCCCCGTGGCTGCTCCTAGTACAGGGGTTTCTGGACTATCAAGTAGTGTGCCTAGTGTGTCTGCTATTTCTGTTACTATGCCAATTCCTCCTGCTACATTTGTACAGTCCCCCCTGAGTAGCCATACTTCTGTCAGTCGGAGTAACAGCCTAATACCAACAGTTGGGCTTCCACCGTTGCAAGGAACAGCAAATGTACATACAAGTCTGCCACAGTCAAACGTTGGTCAATTTCAGACTCCGCTATTGGGCGGTCAGattgaagacagaagaaaatcgGAACCTCTACCTCAGCCGGCAATGCCCCTGATTTCAGAGAAGTCTTTTGTGAAGGTTCCTATCACGGACACTCTTACAAACCCTCTTCATTTACCCGTATTTGGTTTACCTATTCCTGTTGATGGTGAGGATGACAG TTCATCAAGTGCAAATGTGGTAGCCATTGACAACAAGATCGAACAGGCGATG gaccTAGTCAAAAGCCATCTGATGTACGCTGTAAGAGAAGAGGTGGAAGTCCTGAAGGAACAAATAAAGGAATTAATAGAGAAAAACTCGACACTTGAACGTGAGAATGCACTGTTAAAATCCCTTTCTAACAGCGATCAGCTGTCACAACTGTCGACCCCAGGCCTCGGCCAACAACAGCCTCCAGTGACTACAGCTCCTCTGACTGCTCCGCAGACCGCACACCCTCCACAACAACCGAATGTCTCTTCTGCATAA
- the TSC22D2 gene encoding TSC22 domain family protein 2 isoform X1 has translation MSKMPAKKKSCFQITSVTTAQAASSITEDTESLDDPDESRTEDVSSEIFDVSRATDYGPEEVVERSSSEETLNNVGEADTPGTMSPNLEGSLIRMGSQAAGPPPATAPPVTAQPPAAQVVPPAATCSSRFRVIKLDHSSGEPYRRGRWTCTEYYDKDSDSTLISRTGDSIRHTSTYDQSADRDSGLGATGGSVVVSVLHLAADSDPSLTAVSQLLQPDKVNQPPQQQHFVIGQQSIGGAVSQAAAVTSQQMIGPQGQTYVPAQNMVSSGPPNVSIAQPINQQANVSASQQFTYSQSQIQPGHMMVTQASEYVQHRTVIQSQGTSQKPATSLIAGTGPPSSLPGQHLPAGGAQLMGLHSKTSDSASQGSVQSGQTPQSHPVHMQQAGGGVGQATVTPIGAVQQKSISQQQVSGGSIVGSHHAMTPGVQNVPVAAPSTGVSGLSSSVPSVSAISVTMPIPPATFVQSPLSSHTSVSRSNSLIPTVGLPPLQGTANVHTSLPQSNVGQFQTPLLGGQIEDRRKSEPLPQPAMPLISEKSFVKVPITDTLTNPLHLPVFGLPIPVDGEDDRNPSSAFYEAFQVKFHGSKKMGDSSSSANVVAIDNKIEQAMDLVKSHLMYAVREEVEVLKEQIKELIEKNSTLERENALLKSLSNSDQLSQLSTPGLGQQQPPVTTAPLTAPQTAHPPQQPNVSSA, from the exons ATGTCCAAGATGCCGGCTAAGAAGAAAAGCTGCTTCCAGATCACCAGTGTGACCACGGCCCAGGCCGCCAGCAGCATTACCGAGGACACAGAGAGCCTGGACGACCCCGACGAGTCCCGTACAGAGGACGTTTCGTCCGAGATCTTTGATGTCTCCCGGGCCACCGACTACGGGCCTGAGGAGGTGGTGGAAAGGAGCTCGTCAGAGGAGACCCTGAACAATGTGGGAGAGGCCGACACCCCCGGGACCATGTCACCCAACCTGGAGGGATCGCTGATCAGGATGGGCAGCCAGGCAGCCGGGCCTCCGCCTGCCACCGCTCCGCCTGTCACTGCTCAGCCTCCCGCCGCCCAGGTCGTCCCTCCGGCGGCCACTTGCAGCTCACGTTTCCGAGTGATCAAACTTGACCACAGCTCCGGGGAGCCGTATAGGAGGGGCCGCTGGACGTGCACGGAGTATTATGACAAGGACTCGGACAGCACTTTAATCTCCAGGACTGGGGACTCCATCAGACACACGAGCACCTACGATCAGTCTGCAGACAGGGACAGTGGGCTGGGGGCCACAGGGGGCTCGGTGGTGGTCTCTGTGCTGCACCTAGCAGCCGACTCTGACCCTTCACTTACTGCTGTGTCACAGCTGCTACAGCCGGACAAGGTGAACCAACCCCCCCAGCAGCAGCATTTTGTCATTGGACAGCAGTCCATAGGTGGAGCGGTATCCCAGGCTGCTGCGGTCACTTCCCAGCAGATGATCGGGCCACAAGGCCAGACCTATGTACCCGCACAGAACATGGTTTCAAGTGGCCCTCCAAATGTCTCCATAGCTCAGCCCATCAATCAGCAGGCCAATGTTTCTGCCAGTCAGCAGTTCACCTATTCCCAGTCACAAATACAGCCGGGGCATATGATGGTCACCCAGGCCTCCGAGTATGTACAGCATAGAACAGTTATTCAGTCACAAGGAACAAGTCAAAAACCCGCAACATCGCTGATTGCAGGTACTGGGCCTCCATCCAGTCTTCCAGGCCAGCACTTGCCAGCCGGCGGAGCTCAACTTATGGGTCTTCATTCTAAAACTAGTGACTCCGCCAGCCAAGGATCCGTGCAGAGTGGGCAAACCCCCCAGAGCCATCCAGTTCATATGCAACAAGCGGGAGGAGGTGTGGGGCAAGCAACTGTGACCCCCATTGGTGCTGTGCAACAAAAATCTATAAGTCAACAGCAAGTGAGTGGGGGTAGCATTGTGGGCAGCCACCATGCCATGACTCCTGGAGTGCAGAATGTCCCCGTGGCTGCTCCTAGTACAGGGGTTTCTGGACTATCAAGTAGTGTGCCTAGTGTGTCTGCTATTTCTGTTACTATGCCAATTCCTCCTGCTACATTTGTACAGTCCCCCCTGAGTAGCCATACTTCTGTCAGTCGGAGTAACAGCCTAATACCAACAGTTGGGCTTCCACCGTTGCAAGGAACAGCAAATGTACATACAAGTCTGCCACAGTCAAACGTTGGTCAATTTCAGACTCCGCTATTGGGCGGTCAGattgaagacagaagaaaatcgGAACCTCTACCTCAGCCGGCAATGCCCCTGATTTCAGAGAAGTCTTTTGTGAAGGTTCCTATCACGGACACTCTTACAAACCCTCTTCATTTACCCGTATTTGGTTTACCTATTCCTGTTGATGGTGAGGATGACAG GAATCCTTCCTCAGCTTTCTATGAAGCATTTCAAGTGAAGTTCCATGGTTCAAAGAAAATGGGTGATAG TTCATCAAGTGCAAATGTGGTAGCCATTGACAACAAGATCGAACAGGCGATG gaccTAGTCAAAAGCCATCTGATGTACGCTGTAAGAGAAGAGGTGGAAGTCCTGAAGGAACAAATAAAGGAATTAATAGAGAAAAACTCGACACTTGAACGTGAGAATGCACTGTTAAAATCCCTTTCTAACAGCGATCAGCTGTCACAACTGTCGACCCCAGGCCTCGGCCAACAACAGCCTCCAGTGACTACAGCTCCTCTGACTGCTCCGCAGACCGCACACCCTCCACAACAACCGAATGTCTCTTCTGCATAA